The Mesorhizobium koreense genome includes a window with the following:
- a CDS encoding glycosyltransferase family 8 protein — MGNPGAKPQQHRPRIAVVYICDSKYQDITLYSIASIARSHQHPLGFFFLQSGYREGVPPSLAAFLASRGHSIELLDAPRPSGLASLKTHGERHRHISGAALLKANAIEALARAYDYILYIDGDTLAFDDIRCEALCGFAETAAVCLDLAIGTGADDPLIFGRCEAAGISPFYFNSGFMLINAQKWRETDALGRFAENFARHQRKCPYLDPCPTHDQCVFNMTFQGDIVQLPMTLNVQKCALQTDLWRDAVLRHYTGPYKFLPVRPWRCDRKEYALLRSISRETGLPAPGFYDFGISYPLNRLRRHKAVAMYEQAFVAATGKLADHRSRLVSP, encoded by the coding sequence TTGGGCAATCCGGGCGCCAAGCCGCAGCAGCATCGGCCTCGTATCGCCGTAGTCTATATTTGCGACAGCAAATACCAAGACATCACGCTATACTCGATCGCCTCGATTGCGCGCTCTCATCAGCATCCCCTCGGCTTTTTTTTCTTGCAATCCGGCTATCGCGAGGGAGTTCCTCCATCCTTGGCTGCATTCCTCGCCTCGCGGGGACATTCAATCGAATTGCTCGACGCGCCTCGACCCAGCGGCCTGGCAAGCCTGAAGACCCATGGCGAAAGGCATCGGCATATTAGCGGCGCCGCGCTCCTGAAGGCGAACGCGATCGAAGCCCTCGCGCGCGCTTACGATTATATTCTTTATATTGACGGCGATACGCTGGCTTTCGACGATATACGCTGCGAAGCGCTTTGCGGCTTTGCGGAGACGGCCGCCGTTTGTCTCGATCTGGCGATCGGCACAGGCGCCGACGATCCACTGATTTTCGGGCGTTGCGAAGCTGCGGGAATCTCGCCGTTCTACTTCAACTCAGGGTTCATGCTGATTAATGCCCAAAAGTGGAGAGAGACGGATGCGTTGGGTCGTTTCGCCGAAAATTTTGCACGCCATCAGCGGAAATGTCCGTATCTGGATCCGTGTCCGACCCACGACCAGTGCGTTTTCAACATGACGTTTCAAGGCGATATCGTCCAACTGCCGATGACGCTGAACGTCCAGAAATGCGCCCTCCAGACCGACCTTTGGCGGGATGCCGTCTTGAGGCACTATACCGGCCCGTACAAATTCCTTCCGGTCCGCCCATGGAGATGCGACCGGAAGGAATACGCTCTGCTCCGATCCATCAGCAGGGAAACCGGACTGCCGGCGCCGGGCTTTTATGACTTCGGCATTTCCTACCCGCTGAACAGGCTGCGCAGACACAAGGCGGTCGCGATGTATGAACAGGCCTTTGTCGCGGCGACCGGCAAACTCGCGGACCACCGGTCCCGGCTTGTTTCGCCCTGA
- a CDS encoding response regulator transcription factor — MEASYISSVKEKASAQGKYLFGGGNIDTDDGEDTVMEEAAIGPIVIVDRRALDRECLARSLREHNPTLEFRTVESIEELRRLDGAKAAPSALLLILGSRKVTEQSARDEIVSLVSAFKNIPVIVIADSDDPVQILSALESGARGYIPSNVRLKVAAEAVALARAGGVFVPARAFLTLRESILSAANGARPLHSMFTAREADVVEALRQGKANKIIAYELNLCESTVKVHIRSIMRKLKATNRTEVAYKLRDVVS, encoded by the coding sequence ATGGAAGCTTCATACATTTCGTCTGTAAAGGAGAAGGCCTCCGCTCAAGGGAAATATCTTTTTGGCGGAGGTAATATCGACACCGACGATGGAGAAGATACCGTCATGGAGGAGGCGGCAATCGGCCCGATTGTCATCGTCGACAGGCGCGCGTTGGATCGGGAATGTCTGGCAAGGAGCCTTCGCGAGCACAACCCGACATTGGAATTCCGAACCGTCGAATCGATCGAGGAACTACGCCGGCTGGATGGCGCCAAGGCTGCACCTTCCGCTCTTTTGCTTATCCTGGGGAGCAGGAAAGTCACCGAGCAATCGGCCAGGGACGAAATCGTTTCGCTGGTCTCGGCGTTCAAGAATATTCCGGTCATCGTCATCGCCGATTCCGATGATCCGGTGCAAATACTCTCCGCGCTCGAGAGCGGGGCGCGCGGGTATATCCCGTCGAATGTGCGGCTCAAGGTAGCCGCCGAAGCGGTAGCGCTGGCGCGCGCGGGAGGCGTATTCGTTCCCGCAAGGGCCTTCCTGACGTTGCGCGAAAGCATTCTTTCGGCTGCGAACGGTGCAAGGCCGCTCCACAGCATGTTCACGGCGCGAGAGGCGGACGTGGTCGAGGCTCTGCGTCAAGGCAAGGCAAACAAGATCATCGCCTATGAACTCAATCTGTGCGAGAGCACGGTCAAGGTGCACATCCGCAGCATCATGAGGAAACTCAAGGCAACGAACCGGACGGAAGTCGCCTATAAGCTGAGGGACGTGGTCAGCTAG
- a CDS encoding PIG-L deacetylase family protein, which translates to MISLSVGRAGERLSVLCLGAHSDDIEIGAGGTILSLIAHGVRLEVTWCVASATGRREGEARASAADFTAGAESVSLEFGSFDDSFFPVQMREIKEWLAAVRSRSAPDIVFTHRRDDAHQDHRAINEITWNLFRDHQILEYEIPKWDGDIGRPNIYVPLSREELERKVELLHSHFGSQRSKDWFDAETFGGLARLRGIECRAPEGFAEAFTLRKACLSFG; encoded by the coding sequence ATGATATCGCTATCCGTCGGCCGCGCCGGCGAGCGCCTTTCGGTCCTCTGTCTCGGCGCCCATTCCGACGACATCGAGATCGGCGCCGGCGGCACGATCCTGTCGCTCATCGCGCATGGCGTTCGGCTCGAAGTGACATGGTGCGTGGCAAGCGCTACGGGGCGGCGCGAGGGAGAAGCCCGCGCCTCGGCGGCCGATTTCACCGCGGGGGCGGAATCCGTCTCGCTGGAATTCGGCTCTTTCGACGACAGCTTCTTCCCCGTCCAGATGCGCGAGATAAAGGAATGGCTTGCCGCCGTTCGCAGCCGTTCGGCTCCGGACATCGTCTTCACGCATCGGCGCGACGACGCGCATCAAGACCATCGCGCGATAAACGAGATCACCTGGAACCTCTTCCGCGATCATCAGATCCTTGAATACGAAATCCCCAAATGGGACGGCGACATCGGCCGACCGAACATCTACGTGCCGCTCTCGCGGGAGGAATTGGAGCGCAAGGTGGAATTGCTTCATAGCCACTTCGGCAGCCAGCGCTCCAAGGATTGGTTCGATGCCGAGACCTTCGGGGGACTGGCCCGGCTTCGCGGGATTGAATGCCGCGCGCCGGAAGGCTTCGCGGAAGCCTTCACGCTCAGAAAAGCCTGCCTCTCATTCGGCTAA
- a CDS encoding class I SAM-dependent methyltransferase encodes MNIQASEARLQTSAEPLHTCRLCGAHLKHNFVDLGMSPPCESFLRADQIDGVEPYFPLRVMVCESCFLVQLPEYVSAREIFTDYAYFSSYSTSWVEHARRYCVAMKERFNLGPASLAVELASNDGYLLQHFLPLGVPVLGIEPAANVAREAVAKGVPTLIEFFGVDLARRLVAQGKRADLIAGNNVLAQVPDLNDFVAGMALLLKPEGVITLEFPHIERLVSENQFDTIYHEHFSYFSLTTVDIMARRHGLKVIDVEELPTHGGSLRVYLAHERSHWADSPAVAALLEREERRGFREMTVYLSFGERARRAKRDLLAFLVTAKNDGKTICGYGAPGKGNTLLNYCAIGTDFLDFTVDRNPHKHGRFTPGMHIPIRSVEAIDEAKPHYILILPWNLKDEIIRQMRHVAAWGAKFVVPIPFVTIIDPEEYPS; translated from the coding sequence ATGAATATCCAGGCCAGCGAGGCCAGGCTGCAAACTTCGGCCGAACCTCTGCATACATGCCGGCTCTGCGGCGCCCATCTCAAGCACAATTTCGTCGATCTCGGCATGTCGCCGCCATGCGAAAGCTTTCTCAGGGCCGATCAGATCGATGGCGTGGAGCCCTATTTCCCGCTCCGCGTCATGGTCTGCGAATCCTGCTTCCTCGTGCAATTGCCGGAATATGTCAGCGCCCGCGAGATTTTCACCGACTACGCTTACTTCTCCTCCTATTCGACGAGTTGGGTCGAGCATGCCCGGCGCTATTGCGTGGCAATGAAGGAGCGGTTCAATCTCGGGCCGGCCAGCCTCGCAGTCGAGCTCGCCAGCAATGACGGCTATCTGCTGCAGCATTTCCTCCCGCTCGGCGTGCCCGTGCTCGGCATCGAACCGGCCGCCAATGTCGCCCGCGAGGCCGTGGCAAAAGGGGTGCCGACGCTGATCGAATTCTTCGGCGTGGACCTGGCGAGAAGGCTGGTCGCGCAGGGAAAGCGCGCCGACCTGATCGCCGGCAACAACGTGCTCGCGCAGGTGCCCGATCTCAACGATTTCGTGGCCGGCATGGCGCTTCTCCTGAAGCCGGAGGGGGTCATCACGCTCGAATTTCCGCATATCGAGCGGCTGGTGAGCGAAAACCAGTTCGACACCATCTACCACGAGCATTTCTCCTATTTCTCGCTGACCACCGTGGACATCATGGCGCGCCGGCACGGGCTGAAGGTCATCGATGTCGAGGAATTGCCCACGCATGGCGGATCATTGCGTGTCTATCTCGCGCACGAGCGGAGCCATTGGGCCGATTCACCGGCGGTCGCCGCCTTGCTGGAGCGCGAGGAACGGCGCGGCTTCAGGGAAATGACCGTCTATCTCTCCTTTGGCGAGCGGGCGCGGCGGGCCAAGCGCGACCTGCTGGCTTTCCTTGTTACCGCCAAGAACGACGGCAAGACGATCTGCGGCTATGGCGCACCGGGCAAGGGCAACACGCTCCTGAACTATTGCGCGATCGGCACGGATTTCCTCGACTTCACGGTCGACCGCAACCCGCACAAGCATGGCCGCTTCACGCCGGGCATGCACATCCCCATCCGGAGCGTCGAGGCGATCGACGAGGCCAAACCGCACTACATCCTGATCCTGCCCTGGAATTTGAAGGACGAGATCATCCGGCAGATGCGGCACGTCGCGGCCTGGGGCGCGAAATTCGTGGTCCCCATCCCCTTCGTGACCATCATAGATCCCGAGGAGTATCCGTCATGA
- a CDS encoding glucose-1-phosphate cytidylyltransferase: MKVVLFCGGLGTRIREYSDSVPKPMIPLGHQPILRHVMQYYSDYGHDEFILCLGYKANVIKDFFLNARPQSFSDCVISDGGRDVRILDENPKDWRVTLIDTGIWRNIGERLWAVRNFVKGEEIFLANYSDGLTDVDLDDMLSRFRASGKLASFLAVRPPLTYHLADIAEDGRVREFRTSTTSDIWINGGYFLFRGEIFDYMREGEELVLEPFARLIAEDKLMAYKHEGFWRSMDTLRDWQALEDMVEKGNMPWARRMHAHAIRPAAASA, translated from the coding sequence ATGAAGGTCGTCCTGTTCTGCGGCGGGCTCGGCACGCGCATCCGCGAATATTCCGACAGCGTGCCGAAGCCGATGATCCCGCTCGGGCACCAGCCCATCCTGCGCCACGTCATGCAATATTACAGCGATTACGGGCATGACGAATTCATCCTGTGCCTCGGCTACAAGGCCAACGTCATCAAGGATTTCTTCCTGAACGCGCGCCCGCAAAGCTTCTCCGACTGCGTCATCTCGGACGGTGGCCGCGATGTCCGTATCCTGGACGAGAATCCGAAGGACTGGCGCGTCACCCTCATCGACACCGGCATCTGGCGCAATATCGGCGAACGGCTCTGGGCCGTCAGGAACTTCGTCAAGGGAGAGGAAATCTTCCTCGCCAATTATAGCGACGGGCTGACCGACGTCGATCTCGACGACATGCTTTCGCGTTTCCGTGCCAGCGGCAAGCTCGCCTCCTTCCTCGCCGTGCGGCCGCCGCTTACCTACCACCTCGCCGATATCGCAGAGGACGGACGGGTTCGCGAGTTCCGGACATCGACCACTTCGGACATCTGGATCAATGGCGGCTATTTCCTCTTCCGTGGCGAGATCTTCGATTACATGCGCGAAGGCGAGGAACTGGTGCTCGAGCCCTTCGCCCGCCTCATCGCCGAGGACAAGCTGATGGCCTACAAGCATGAAGGCTTCTGGCGATCCATGGACACGCTGCGCGACTGGCAGGCGCTGGAGGACATGGTCGAAAAGGGCAACATGCCCTGGGCCCGGCGGATGCATGCCCATGCGATCAGGCCGGCAGCGGCCAGCGCATGA
- a CDS encoding AGE family epimerase/isomerase, which translates to MSSRIVSYVLSGGVGSRLWPLSREDCPKQFHDFSGQGSMLARTLRRLQALPEKETPLFVIAAERHAERVLAELATVDLSGGNAIFEPIGRNTAAAVAIATLSTLANFGDDLVLVVPSDHEISTDRQFRQAIETGATAAEAGHFVVFGIRPTKPETGYGYIEAGEAIVAPSARAVRRFVEKPDIATARGYVDAGNFFWNAGIFLFRASTMRDAFLAFAPEIWERAKAALQSAATGPAGIRLPLDAYAAIPSISIDYAVMEHASPIAVVPAAFRWSDLGSWQSLLEAGNADQGGNVLTGDIMAIDCERSYLRSSGRLLATIGMKDVAIVSTPDATFVAPLGLSQQVRTIVERLEKSGRLETKLTPADDSVVVPGTWRRRVAHWLFDEALPLWSVAGADYRHGGFFEALAFDGSPLPKVKRMRTMARQVYAFAVARERGWNGPADALIDHGIRFMVENGRTKRGGFVRALSVGGEVVDPVEDAYDHACVLLALAHAHIAGHPGALQLGQETMAFLDGHLEDRQLTGFLETSEGGGLRRSNPHMHLLEAFLAWHEATGERDYLRRAARIVDLFRNHFFNADSWTLGEFFDDDWKPATGTEGDWTEPGHHFEWAALLSDFAARSGQKDLIPFARKLYASAVANGLNRATGLAYGAVSRSGAPLDRISRSWPQTEAVKAAIALDGTGGPDLAPEIEARVARLFRWHIDPAPAGLWIDRIDEKGRAVATEVPASIFYHLVFALTRYLDRTKPETETAQTLEPYASGNAGGQVRAAE; encoded by the coding sequence ATGAGCAGCAGGATCGTGAGCTATGTCCTAAGTGGCGGCGTTGGATCCCGCCTTTGGCCGTTGTCGCGGGAAGACTGCCCCAAGCAATTCCACGATTTCTCTGGCCAGGGATCGATGCTCGCGCGGACCTTGCGCCGCCTGCAGGCCCTGCCGGAAAAGGAGACGCCGCTCTTCGTCATTGCCGCCGAGCGTCACGCCGAACGCGTGCTCGCTGAACTGGCGACGGTCGATCTTAGCGGCGGCAACGCCATCTTCGAGCCGATCGGCCGCAACACGGCCGCCGCGGTCGCTATTGCAACACTCAGCACATTAGCGAATTTCGGCGACGATCTTGTCCTGGTCGTGCCGTCCGATCATGAAATCTCGACTGATCGGCAGTTCCGGCAGGCGATCGAGACAGGCGCGACGGCAGCCGAGGCAGGGCATTTTGTCGTCTTCGGCATTCGGCCGACCAAGCCCGAGACGGGCTACGGCTATATCGAGGCCGGCGAGGCGATCGTTGCGCCCTCGGCTCGCGCCGTTCGACGCTTCGTCGAGAAGCCGGATATCGCCACGGCGCGGGGTTATGTCGATGCCGGCAACTTTTTCTGGAATGCCGGCATCTTCTTGTTCCGAGCAAGCACGATGCGCGACGCCTTCCTCGCCTTCGCCCCGGAAATCTGGGAGCGCGCGAAGGCGGCGCTTCAGTCGGCGGCAACCGGTCCTGCCGGCATCCGTCTGCCGCTCGACGCTTATGCGGCAATTCCTTCTATCTCGATCGACTATGCGGTCATGGAGCACGCCAGCCCGATCGCCGTGGTGCCGGCGGCATTCCGATGGAGCGATCTAGGATCATGGCAGTCTCTGCTTGAGGCGGGAAACGCCGATCAGGGCGGCAACGTTCTGACAGGTGACATCATGGCGATCGATTGCGAACGCAGCTATCTCAGAAGCTCTGGAAGGCTGCTCGCGACGATCGGCATGAAGGACGTCGCGATCGTATCGACTCCCGACGCCACCTTCGTCGCGCCGCTTGGGCTCAGCCAGCAAGTCAGGACGATTGTCGAGCGCCTCGAAAAGAGCGGACGTCTGGAGACCAAGCTCACGCCTGCCGACGATAGCGTCGTCGTACCGGGCACCTGGCGGCGGCGTGTCGCCCATTGGCTGTTCGACGAAGCGCTGCCGCTTTGGTCCGTCGCCGGCGCGGACTACCGGCATGGCGGCTTCTTCGAAGCATTGGCCTTCGACGGCTCGCCGCTGCCCAAAGTAAAACGCATGCGCACCATGGCGCGACAGGTCTACGCCTTTGCCGTCGCCAGGGAACGCGGCTGGAACGGACCGGCCGATGCCCTCATCGACCACGGTATCCGGTTCATGGTGGAAAATGGCAGGACGAAGAGAGGCGGCTTCGTCCGCGCTCTGAGTGTCGGAGGCGAGGTCGTGGACCCGGTGGAAGACGCCTATGACCATGCATGTGTCCTGCTCGCGTTGGCGCATGCCCATATCGCCGGACATCCAGGCGCGCTTCAACTCGGCCAGGAAACCATGGCTTTCCTCGACGGGCATCTGGAGGACAGGCAACTGACCGGCTTCCTCGAAACCTCCGAAGGCGGCGGATTGCGGCGCTCCAATCCGCACATGCATCTGTTGGAAGCGTTCCTCGCATGGCATGAGGCGACCGGCGAACGGGACTATCTGCGCCGCGCCGCGCGCATCGTCGATCTTTTCCGCAACCATTTCTTCAATGCCGACAGCTGGACGCTGGGTGAGTTCTTCGACGACGATTGGAAACCCGCCACGGGAACGGAGGGCGACTGGACGGAGCCCGGCCACCATTTCGAGTGGGCGGCCCTGCTCAGCGACTTCGCGGCCCGCAGCGGGCAGAAAGACCTGATCCCGTTTGCTCGCAAGCTCTACGCCTCCGCCGTCGCCAACGGGCTCAATCGCGCGACCGGCCTTGCCTATGGCGCTGTCTCTCGCAGTGGTGCGCCGCTTGATCGTATCTCACGAAGCTGGCCGCAGACGGAGGCGGTGAAGGCCGCCATCGCGCTCGACGGCACGGGTGGCCCCGATCTGGCGCCAGAAATCGAAGCGCGTGTCGCGCGGCTTTTCCGCTGGCATATCGACCCGGCCCCGGCCGGTCTCTGGATCGACCGCATCGACGAGAAGGGGAGGGCCGTCGCGACAGAGGTGCCGGCCTCCATTTTCTATCACCTCGTTTTCGCACTGACGCGATACCTCGATCGCACGAAGCCGGAAACAGAAACAGCACAGACGCTTGAGCCATATGCCTCCGGCAACGCCGGCGGGCAGGTACGTGCGGCCGAATGA
- a CDS encoding glycosyltransferase family 2 protein, translated as MPSVDIVIPCYNQGGFLPDSVGSVLGQQVDDLRILIVDNASTDGSAEVARQLASGDGRIELLLRSTNQGPHASFNAGVDWARSDYFLILCADDILAPGCLARAVNALQRHKEASFAFGGQLIWEADAPCPAMASANDDASCSVVGAEEFVGIFSLPHRPVGTGSILVRTTAQKQAGHYRPELYYTDDLEMLMRLAALGGAVRIDAIQGVRRRHGANISAANWGNWQRELREVWAAYASFFAHEGSALPWGPPLERKIRTNVANRAYWSAVSHRMRGLKAESVELMAFSRSLDPAATIIPPFAYWLRVENVGAFVTRRLREILAQRKPAHPRGPRDGSVPQKA; from the coding sequence ATGCCGAGCGTCGATATCGTCATCCCTTGCTATAATCAGGGTGGTTTCCTGCCAGATTCGGTCGGCAGTGTGCTGGGCCAACAAGTCGACGACCTGCGTATTCTTATCGTCGACAATGCCTCCACGGACGGCAGTGCCGAAGTGGCGCGGCAACTCGCCTCGGGCGACGGCCGCATCGAACTTTTGTTGCGCAGTACCAATCAAGGGCCGCATGCGTCGTTCAACGCCGGCGTGGATTGGGCCCGGAGCGACTATTTCCTCATTCTATGCGCGGACGATATTTTGGCGCCTGGCTGTCTTGCACGAGCCGTAAACGCTCTCCAACGACATAAGGAGGCGAGTTTTGCCTTCGGGGGACAGCTTATTTGGGAAGCGGATGCGCCGTGCCCCGCAATGGCCTCCGCGAACGACGACGCGTCCTGCAGCGTCGTTGGCGCGGAAGAATTCGTCGGCATATTCTCCCTGCCTCACCGGCCGGTCGGGACAGGCTCCATCCTGGTGAGGACGACGGCACAAAAGCAGGCGGGCCATTATCGGCCGGAACTCTACTACACCGACGATCTGGAGATGCTGATGCGGTTGGCCGCCCTCGGCGGCGCGGTGCGCATCGATGCCATACAGGGCGTCCGTCGCCGCCATGGAGCCAACATCTCGGCAGCCAATTGGGGGAACTGGCAGCGCGAACTGCGGGAAGTTTGGGCCGCCTATGCCAGCTTCTTCGCGCACGAAGGAAGTGCGTTGCCGTGGGGGCCTCCGCTCGAGCGGAAAATCCGAACGAACGTGGCGAACCGTGCCTATTGGAGTGCGGTGTCGCACAGGATGCGGGGGTTGAAAGCAGAGTCGGTCGAGCTGATGGCCTTCTCGCGATCGCTCGATCCGGCGGCCACCATCATTCCTCCGTTCGCATACTGGTTGCGCGTCGAGAATGTGGGGGCGTTTGTCACACGAAGGCTTCGCGAAATCCTTGCCCAGAGAAAGCCTGCACATCCACGCGGCCCTAGAGACGGGTCTGTGCCTCAAAAGGCGTAG
- a CDS encoding Crp/Fnr family transcriptional regulator, translated as MHPVPEKFLQFLGERPFRLSLNKEEEEALRRVKVVERLYPAGTIILEEGAVRRSLLLVSSGWALSFKSMADGRRLVADFPLRGDLLSNGSIFGASYRASLAVTDVTAFEIVLDKDLLLMRQTPFLATMFMHLLNRNFGIATEHLANIARRPPIERTAHLLLEMRHRLRVAGLADGQAFSFPFTQSDLADALGLTAIHTNRVLRDLREDGLLIFRGAAVQLLDLESLQDMTEFDASYLALGTSDIG; from the coding sequence ATGCACCCGGTCCCTGAGAAATTCCTGCAGTTCCTCGGCGAGCGGCCTTTCCGTTTGTCCTTGAATAAGGAGGAAGAAGAGGCGCTGAGGAGGGTGAAGGTCGTTGAGCGGCTCTATCCCGCGGGAACGATTATTCTTGAGGAAGGCGCTGTCCGCAGGTCGCTCCTGCTTGTTTCCTCAGGCTGGGCGCTTTCGTTCAAGTCCATGGCGGACGGGCGGAGGCTTGTTGCCGATTTCCCCCTGCGTGGCGATTTGCTCAGCAACGGGTCGATCTTCGGCGCGAGCTACAGAGCGTCCCTCGCCGTCACGGATGTGACGGCTTTCGAGATAGTACTGGACAAGGATCTGCTGCTGATGCGGCAGACACCTTTTCTGGCCACCATGTTCATGCATCTTCTGAACAGGAATTTCGGTATTGCGACCGAGCATCTGGCCAATATCGCACGGCGCCCCCCCATAGAGCGAACAGCGCATCTATTGCTCGAAATGCGCCACCGCCTGCGGGTCGCGGGGTTGGCGGACGGACAGGCCTTTTCATTCCCCTTTACCCAAAGCGATCTCGCGGATGCGTTGGGGCTGACGGCCATTCACACGAACCGCGTCCTGCGTGATCTGCGGGAAGACGGTCTCCTGATCTTCCGCGGTGCAGCGGTCCAATTGCTTGATCTGGAGAGCCTCCAGGACATGACCGAATTCGATGCAAGCTATCTTGCCCTCGGCACGTCGGACATCGGGTAA
- the rfbC gene encoding dTDP-4-dehydrorhamnose 3,5-epimerase, whose product MRFEETVLKGAWLVAPEPVHDDRGFFARSFCVQEFGARKLETKFVQHSISFSRKRHTLRGIHFQRPPYAEVKIVSCIQGAIFDVIVDLRPGSPTYRQWVAFDLTAQNRLQLYVPKGFAHGHQTLADETTVAYLISEFHVPAAASGIRYDDPLLAIDWPASPSILSDNDRKWPALEPVGIA is encoded by the coding sequence ATGCGTTTCGAGGAAACCGTGCTCAAGGGTGCCTGGCTGGTCGCGCCGGAGCCGGTTCATGACGACAGGGGCTTTTTCGCACGCAGCTTCTGTGTCCAGGAATTCGGCGCGCGCAAGCTGGAAACGAAGTTCGTCCAGCATTCGATCTCATTTTCGCGGAAACGACACACTTTGCGCGGCATCCACTTCCAGCGCCCGCCCTATGCCGAAGTAAAGATCGTCTCCTGCATCCAGGGCGCGATATTCGATGTGATCGTCGATCTGCGCCCCGGATCACCCACTTATCGGCAATGGGTGGCCTTCGATCTTACGGCGCAAAACCGGCTTCAGCTCTATGTGCCGAAGGGTTTTGCACACGGACACCAGACACTCGCGGACGAGACTACGGTGGCGTATCTGATTTCCGAATTTCATGTGCCGGCGGCGGCGAGCGGCATCCGCTACGACGACCCGCTGCTTGCAATCGACTGGCCGGCTTCTCCGTCGATCCTGTCCGACAACGATCGGAAATGGCCTGCGCTGGAACCCGTCGGCATCGCGTGA
- a CDS encoding polysaccharide pyruvyl transferase family protein codes for MGNDASMETMLRFLREQSRDCSVHCLSVDPEAIRRTYGVDTIRLNSRFRSRLLFRLDKTLFRIPGGLLDLARTIHSAHKFDLLVAPGTGLLDDFGTGPFSWPYTLLKWCVAARLSGAQIWLVSIGAGPIRNPLSRWMMKKAARLARYRSYRDRISLEFMRSIGFDTGKDTVFPDIVFKMETPPAARIPSRDKEMIVGVGVMGYKGWHAWEAGGAEIYASYLSRITSFIVWLLDSSYSVRIFTGARSDGETVEEIVSRLATMRPGLGERCVAVETSSLSELVEQMSAVDITVATRFHNVICSLKAGKPTISVGYARKNDVLMAQFGLGEYCHHVEGFDVERLKLQITDISENREEISASIRGKLDVLKAELERQDRYLLAEMLG; via the coding sequence ATGGGCAACGACGCATCGATGGAAACCATGCTTCGTTTTCTCAGGGAACAATCGCGAGACTGCAGCGTGCACTGCCTATCGGTAGATCCCGAAGCGATCCGCCGAACGTATGGCGTCGATACGATACGCCTCAACTCTCGTTTTCGATCGCGCCTGCTCTTTCGACTGGACAAGACGCTGTTCAGGATACCGGGCGGGCTCTTGGATCTGGCGAGGACGATCCACTCGGCACACAAGTTCGACCTGCTTGTCGCGCCCGGCACGGGACTACTCGACGATTTCGGCACCGGTCCCTTCAGCTGGCCTTACACGCTCTTGAAATGGTGCGTGGCTGCACGGCTTTCCGGCGCGCAAATCTGGCTGGTGAGCATCGGTGCCGGGCCGATCCGAAATCCCCTCAGCCGATGGATGATGAAAAAGGCGGCACGGCTTGCGCGATATCGTTCCTACAGGGACCGGATCTCGCTCGAGTTCATGAGAAGCATCGGCTTCGATACCGGAAAAGACACTGTCTTTCCCGACATCGTATTCAAGATGGAAACGCCTCCTGCTGCCCGGATCCCCTCCCGAGACAAGGAAATGATCGTCGGGGTCGGGGTCATGGGCTACAAGGGATGGCATGCATGGGAGGCCGGAGGGGCGGAGATATACGCTTCCTATCTCTCCCGCATCACTTCCTTCATCGTCTGGCTATTGGATAGTTCATACAGCGTACGCATCTTCACGGGCGCACGATCGGACGGCGAGACCGTCGAAGAGATAGTCAGCCGGCTGGCCACTATGCGGCCCGGTCTGGGCGAGCGGTGCGTCGCCGTCGAAACAAGCTCGCTTTCCGAGCTTGTGGAGCAGATGTCCGCAGTAGACATCACGGTCGCTACACGGTTCCATAACGTCATCTGTTCACTGAAGGCCGGCAAACCCACCATTTCCGTCGGCTATGCCCGGAAAAACGACGTGCTCATGGCCCAATTCGGCCTGGGAGAATATTGCCATCACGTCGAGGGTTTCGACGTCGAGCGATTGAAACTGCAAATCACCGACATCTCGGAAAACAGGGAAGAGATTTCGGCTTCGATCCGCGGCAAGCTCGATGTGCTGAAAGCCGAGCTTGAGCGCCAGGACCGGTATCTCCTTGCCGAGATGCTTGGCTGA